Below is a genomic region from Methanobacterium sp..
GCAACAGCAACGTTCCTTGTCCCCAGCACGTTTACTTTATATGCTAAATCAAATTTAGATTCACATTCATTAACATTGGTAAATGCCGCAGCATTCACCACTGCATCAGGATTAATCTCTTTTACTGTTTTGATTGTCTTATTAATATCTGTAATATCTAAAGTGTCAATTGTAGTGGTACTGATTTCATTTAGAGTAGATAAACTCTCCACTAAATCATGACCCAGCATACCTTCAGAACCAATGATTAATACTTTCATTTTTTTCAAATCCTATTAATAAGTAACTTACATATACACAAATTTATCTTTTATTTAACTTTATAATTTGTTTTAGGTTTATATTACTTATTATAAATAACATATACGTGAAATTTAATTGAATGAATTATTACATAAAATAGAGATGTACATAACTTTAATTTAGTTGTTATTTGATGAATAATCAATCATGCATAGTAAACATTTATACCACAATTAACTTAACATAATCAATTTTACGGCTTATCTGGAACATTTTAGCAATCTTTTTAATTCTATCTGCTGAACCATCTAAAATAAATATTTCAAGGCATGTGCTGTCTTTAAGGTGGCTGTGAATTTGGGTATTGACAATATCTTCAAAATCATGTTTTATTTCAGTTACCCTATCTTCAACTTCCTGTTTGTGAATTAAAACAAGTATCGCATTAATTTGACCTTCTAAAGCTTCTTTTTCCCTATTATCTGCTATTAACATCCTTGCACTTGCCCTAATTACATCAGATCTTCCAGAAAAACCGATTTCATCTTTTATTTTATCTATTTCTTCAAGCAACTTTTCATTGAGAGATATACTGACAATTGGCATGTTGTATTATAAGTTAATAAGCTATTATAAAGATTATGTTAAATTTTATTAACATTATATTTAAATATTAATAAGAACTAATAATAAAGCATACAAAGTTTAA
It encodes:
- a CDS encoding CopG family ribbon-helix-helix protein — translated: MPIVSISLNEKLLEEIDKIKDEIGFSGRSDVIRASARMLIADNREKEALEGQINAILVLIHKQEVEDRVTEIKHDFEDIVNTQIHSHLKDSTCLEIFILDGSADRIKKIAKMFQISRKIDYVKLIVV